The stretch of DNA CAGTGCCCTGCTGGTCGGCGTCAACGACAAGCAGGCCTTGCAAAAGGTGATGCACTCCGACCTTTCCGGAGTCGCCATCACCCCGGGCACGGCGCTCGCTCCGCTCTACAACGCCCAAACCGGCAAGAAAGTGAAATTCACCGACAACAAGGTCCATTTCATCGATGTCGGCCAGAACGGCTCGAAGAACGATGTCGAACTGCCTGCGATGAAGGTCAAGCAGGTCGATTACCGCAAGCTCACCAGCATGTATTCCATGGTCGTTTTCGTCGACCAGTCGGTGCTTGCCGGCAATGGGGTCAAGAGTGATGGGCATATGCTGCTCACCAAGTTCGACATGAACGCGGCGAGCGTCAGCGACACCTTCGCGGCGGTGCAGGACGCGTTGGGCTCCACCGATGGCGTCAACATCACCGGTCCGATCGCCGAACGCGTCATGTGGGATACGCAGATCGACACCATCATGAGGGTGCTGGTCGCTCTGCTCGCCGTCGCCGTGCTCATCGCGCTGATCGGCGTGGCCAACACGCTGAGCCTTTCGGTGATCGAACGCACCCGCGAATCGGCCACCCTGCGCGCCATCGGCATGACGCGCGGCCAGCTGCGGCGTTCCCTGGCCTGCGAGTCGTTGCTGATCGCGCTGGTCTCGGGTGTGGTCGGCGTCGTCCTCGGCACCGCCTTCGGCTGGCTGGGCTCCTACATGGTCTTCACCCTCTACGGCAAGACGGCCTACCTCTTCGACTGGAAATTCAACGGCATCGTCCTGCTGATCGCCGCCCTCGCCGCGTTGGCTTCGAGTATCCTGCCGGCCAGGCGCGCGGTGAAGACCCCGCCGGTCGAGGCGCTCGCCGAGGCGTAGCATGGGGCAAGCCGCCATCTGAAGTGGTGAATCGAATAAAGGTCCTGTTGATCTCTCAGATAAGGGAGATGAACAGGACCTTTGTGTTGCCTTCTAGCCGGAAAATCGCGCCTATACCAACCCATTGTCGTAGGCGAAGACGACGGCCTGCACCCGGTCGCGCGAGTAGGTTTTCTGCAGGATGTGGGCGACGTGGGTCTTGACGGTCGGCAGGCTGATGCACAGCTTGTCGGCGATTTCCTGATTGGAGAGGCCGTGCGCGATTTCGACCAGGACCTCGCGCTCGCGGTCGGTCAACGTCTCGACCGCCGGGTCATGATATGACGCGGCGTCGTGAGATCCGTCGCCGTTGCCGGCGTCTGTGGATTGCCGGTTTCCAGTGTTGCCCGGGCCGTTTGCGGATGGAGTTTCGTCATTGGCACGTGTGCCGCTATACGCATCGGCGGTTGTGGGATCCGATATGCGGCGCCTCATGGAATCGACTGCCGTTCCGCCTTCCGATTGGGCTTCACGCGCGGCAATTCGGGTGGCACCGAGCTTGCCTTCCACCATCTTCTCGATGAGTCGCTTGGTGGCGGTGGGGGCGATGATGGCGTTGCCCTGATAGACCGTGCGAATCGAGGAGAGCAGGGTCTCCGGTTCGGTGTCCTTCAGGAGGAACCCGGAGGCTCCGGCGTCGATGGCGCTCATCACGTATTCGTCGAGGTCAAAAGTCGTCAAGATGATGACGTGGGTTTTCGCTACGTCGTTGCCCGATTCGCGCTCGGCGTTGATGATGAGTCTGGTTGCCTCGATGCCGTCGGTGCCGGGCATACGCACATCCATCAAGACCACATCCGGTTTGAGATCGAGCGCGAGAGACACCGCCTCGGCGCCGTTGGAAGCCTGCCCGACCACCTGCATGTCGTCCTGTGAATCGATGACCATCGCGAAACCCGCTCTCACCAGCTCCTGATCGTCGGCGATAAGGACTCGGATAGGCTGCGTTTCACTCATGCCTTCCACTCTAGCAAACCGCTGCGGCAACGCGCATGTTTTGCATATCCATAGCGGGGAAGTGTGTTCCGGCTTCGCTTGAGTGCACTTTTTGACCTGACGTGTGCAAGAAGTGCGTTTGAGCAAAGGTAAAGTGCACTTTTTGACCTGACGTGTGCAAGAAGTGCGTTTGAGCAAAGGTAAAGTGCACTTTTTGACCTGACGTGTGCAAGAAGTGCGTTTCAGCAAAGGTAAAGTGCACTTTTTGACCTGACGTGTGCAAGAAGTGCGTTTCAGCCATGCTAAAGTGCACTTTTCGACCTGACGTGTGCAAGAAGTGCGTTTGAGCAAAGGTAAAGTGCACTTTTCGACCTGACGTGTGCAAGAAGTGCGTTTCAGCCATGCTAAAGTGCACTTTTCTCACATAAGGATGTTGAATGCGTGACGTGCGCTTCAACGGTCGGCGTCGGTGCTGTGTCCCTCGCTAGTCATGCGTTCGGGCGCGGTGACGGCCACCGGATGCAGCAGCGGTTGGGAGGCGGCGGGGTTGTCGTCGCTGCCGCCGGTCTCACGCAGCACGCGCAGCAGCGATCGCATGTGGGCCAGTGACTCACGCCCTTGTTCGCCGATGGAGCGGAACGCCTCGATGATGGCCTGCGGCGAGGTGGAAACGCCTGCCGCCGCATCCCGGTCGAGCATGGCGATGCCCGCGTCGGCCTTGTCGATGACCCCGGTCAACGTTTCGCTGACCTCGCCGCGGATCTGGGCCCCGATGCGCTCGCGTTCGTGGTTGGCCGCCGCGATCTGTTTCCGTTTCGATTCCGCTTCCAACGCCTGGTGCCGGGCCTCGAGCACCATCATGTTCGTTCCGCTCGCGCGCGTCCACAACGCCGCGGTGATGGCCATGGCACATATGGCCAGCGCGATGATGACGAACATGGCGATTTCAAAGGGATAGCTTCCGCGGTTGCCGTAGACCGCGTACCGTTGCCGGTTCGTCACCCAATCCACCAGTGTCGGATAGCCGACGAACGATCCGCTGAACCGGATGCCGAATACCGCCGATCCCACAACCGCGGCCAGACCGGCCCAACGGCGGGAATGCCCTTTGCCATAAAGACATACCGAATACAGGGATATCGGGGCGTAGAGCACGACGACCGGTATATCCGCGCAGAAGATCAACGAGACCATTGCTGCGGCGACCATGAGTGCGGCGGCGCATTGGGGGAGCCGGCGTCGCAAGGCCAGGGCGGTGAACCCGGCAAGATCGATGGCGAAATCGACTATTTGCAGCTGAGGCGTCGACGCCCGTTCAGTGGTGCCGAAGACCATGGTATAGCCGACGTTTGCGCCTCCGTATCGGAACGTGATGAGGCCTGACGGGGCGGCGAGCAACAGCAAAACGGCCGCGAGGATGATGTCGGCGAGCAGATAGTGGTGTGCGAAGAAGCGTGAGATGCGTTCCACCCAATTGAGGTCTGCGTGTTCGGTTGCACCATTGCCGGTGCCGCTGCCGTTACGCGGTTCGTCGGCAGAGTAGAGGCGGCGTGAGAGCGAAGAGAACCGTTGAAATATGCTTGCGTGCCGGGATTCGGGATCCGGTTCGTCTTCTATGAGTTCGGGATAACGGGCGTCGGACGATGGTCTAGGAAGCGATGCCGTGCTGTTCGTTGACTGGGTGTATCTGCCGGTCTGGTCGGTGACGTCTGGAGAAGAGACGGGCGTATCGGTATTTTCGTACGGAAAGGCATCGGCATTTTCGGTTGCCCTGCGTTCGATGGCGTCGAGGTTCTGATGGCGATTGCCGTTGTCGTCTTCGCTGTCGTGATGATTCGCGTTTTTATCGCTATTTCGGTGGGAGCCACCGCTCCCGCCTAACGCAATGCGCACCTCGACGGCGAACCCGCCGCCTATTCTGGGCCCGGCCTGCATTCGTCCGCCTGCAGCCTCGACGCGTTCGCGCATGCCGGTCAGCCCGATGCCCGGCCGATGCCCGTCCATCGCCGCGGCCGCCCCGTTGCCGTTGTCCTGTATGGCAAGTCGCAGCGTTGTGTCGTTCCATATTTCCCTCACCGTGACCTCCACGCCTTTGCCGGCGTATTTGCGGGCGTTGGTCAACGCTTCCTGCACGGCATGGTAGATGGCGGATTGTGCCTTGCCACCGAGAAGCTGCGGCTTGGCTTCGCCTTCTATGATCCGCTTCACCGAGCCGCCCGTGGCGTGTGCGGTGGCATCGGCCTGGGAGGCCAGCGCGGCGATGTCGTCATAGCCGAGGTGCGGGGCACCGCCGAAGGTGCTGAGCAGATCCGACATGTCGCGTTGGGCCTTGTGCGATTCGTGCCTGATCGTCTCCATGATCGCCCTTGCCTTGGCCGGGTCATGGGCCCCGGCGTAGCGGCCGCCGTCGGATTGGACGATGATGGTGGAGAGGGTGTGGGCCACCACGTCGTGCATGTCGCGGGCGATGCGGGCGCGTTCGGCGGTACGGGCGATGTCGAGATCCTCCTGTCCGCGGGCGGCCAAGGCGATGTTGCGTTCGCGCAGCAGCCGCGCGTTGTCGAGTCTGGTGCGCGACCAGTAGCCCATGAAGCAGGCGGCGGCGAGCATGGTGACGATGCCGACGAGCATGAAGAAGACGGTTCCGGCCAAATTCCTGCTGCAGGTGGCGTTGAAGCCGGACGTGTAGACGCTTTGGCAGGAATAGTAGGTGTAGCTTGCGGTGTCGCCCGCTTGGTGAGGGTTGTGCACGGGTCCTATTTCCATGCCCCAGGTGATGATCGGTGCCGCCGCGCCGCCTACGATGAAGGCCAGAACGATGAAGGCCTTGCTGTGCGACGGGTCGCCGTAGACGATCACCGAATACAGCATCACCACGGCGAGGGTGTCGCCGAAGACGTAGCCCGGCCCGCAGAGCAGCTGCAGGACGGCAAGACCCGCGAATGCCAGGGCCGCGACCTGCGGATAACGGCGACGGAAGATGACCGGCACGATCAGCGCGCACGACCATGCGAACTGCCAGCCCTCGCTATAGCTGACCCACAGCCCGCCTTCGTCGGTGGTGGTGCTGATAAGCGCGAAAAACAGCGCGACGAGCGCCAGAAGCGCGTCTCCCGCCATCTGGTTGCGCGCAAGCCACGCCCCGAACCGCCGTAATGTCGTCATGCCTCAAGCGTATCGCTTCGGCGGCATCGCGGCTATCGTGCGCAGGGATGAGAAGGCGTGGGCTGCGAGGCGTCGCCATCGCCGTCGATGTAAAGGCAAAGGGCAACTAGCCTGTCCCTCGTTCGTGTTCCGTGTTCCGGCAGTATATCTTTCATATGCCGGTTTGCTCTCTTGCAGGACTTGTCGTTGCCATGTCACGTAGTGGAAACGATTTGACCTATATGTTCCATGCACTATTACACTGTTAATCAACACATTCGTCGGTTGTCGAAGTTGGGGAGACGAACATGACACTGTTGGCCAAATACTATGTACCTGGGCTCGCCGTTGAGGACCATTCCATAAAAGTACCGCTCGATTGGCGCGACAGTGATCCGGGCAAGGGGTTCGCCGGAGAATCATTGAGCCTGTTCTACCGGGTGGTCACCGCCCCCGAGCATGTCCACGACGATCTGCCGCTGCTGGTCTTCCTTCAGGGTGGGCCCGGAGGTGCCGGACCGCGCCCGCTCAATCCGTCGAGCGACGGTTGGATCGCCGAGGCGATCAAGCATTTCCGCATCGTCCTGCCCGACCAGCGGGGCACCGGCCGTTCCTCCTGCGTCGATTCCAATGTGATGGGCAATATCGAAGGCGCCCATCGTCAGGCCGAATATCTCAAGGCCTTCCTGGCCGGTTCCATCGTGCGTGATTTCGAGCATCTGCGCCGTACGGAATTCGGCGGAAGAAAATGGGTGACGCTCGGGCAGAGCTATGGCGGGTTCCTGACGCTGGCCTACCTTTCCCTGTATCCCGAAGGTCTGAGCGCGAGCTTTACGATGGGCGGCATCCCGCATATCCCGGCCAACGCCCGCGAAGTCTACGAACACACTTTCCCGAGAATGGTGCAAAAGACCCATCTTTATTATCGGCGTTACCCCCAGGACGTCGACCGTGTGGCCGCGGTCGCCGACAAACTCTCCGCGCGCAAAGGGAAGGCGGCCATCACCTTGCCCAACGGTGATCCGCTGAGTGTCGAACGCCTGCAGACTCTGGGCAGAGATTTCGGCATGCAGCCCGGCCCCGAGCGACTGCACTGGCTGATGGATACCGCCTTTACCGCCGGTGATGGCTCGGCCAAAAGCCGTTCCCCGCTTTCCGACCGGTTCCTCGAATCCGTGATGGAGACCACGTCGTCGAACGCCTTGTATTGGCCGCTGCAGGAGTTCATCTACGCCGACGGCGAGCTCGAAGAGCCCATCGGCTGGGCGGCCCAGCAGGTGCGCGACGAACATCCTGAATTCGACGCCCGCCATCGTCCGCTGCTGTTCACCGGAGAGGCGGTGTTCCCTTGGATGTTCGAGCAGGAAAAAGCCTTGCGCCCGTTCAAGGCGGCGGTCGAAGAACTGATGGGCGACACCCGTTTCGGCAAGATCTACGACACCACCCAGCTCAAGCGCAACGAGGTTCCGCTGCAGGCCGCGGTTTATTTCGACGATCTGTATGTCGATTCCGGCATGCAGCTCGACATGCTTTCGCGCGTGGGCAATTCCCACGCCTGGGTCACCAACGAATACCAGCACGACGGTCTTTTCGTCGGTCCTGACGTCTTCGACCATCTGTATCGTCAGGCGCTGGACCGCGGAGATTTGAAAGGTCTGCGTTAGATTTTGGCGCAAAGTGCCTGTTTCGTCCGGTATGTTGTGCACTGTGAAGAAAGAACAAGTTCATGTCGTCGGCTCGTGGTCAGTGTATCGGGCAGTTCAACGATGGATTTCAAAGGAGATTAATCATGTCAGAGGAACGCTATTCCTATCAGAAGGCGATACGGCAGTTCGTGTACATCGAATTGCCGGTCGACACCGACCATGACGGTCGTAACGATTTGGTGAGGGCCGACATCATTCGTCCCGCCGAACTCGACGGCAAGGAGAAGATACCGGCGATCATGGACCCGAGCCCGTACTATGCCCTCTATGAGCGGCACGGGGAGAAGAACGAGTACGAGCATCCCGAGGATGTGTGGAACAGCACCCTGAGCTGCTATCCCTTTTTCTACGACAATTATTTCGTGCCGCGCGGCTATGCGGTGATTTTGCTCGCCACGGCCGGCACCTCGCTTTCGGCGGGCTTCTGCGACATCGGCGGCCCCAACGACGTTGCCAGCGCCAACGCCGTTGTTGATTGGCTCAATGGACGTGCCAAGGGCTATATGACCCGTGAGCGGCGTACTCCGGACAACGAGCTGAAGGCGTATTGGTCGAACGGGCTGGTCGGCGCGATCGGCAAGTCCTACGACGGCAGCGTCGCCAACGCTATGGCCGCCACCGGCATCGAAGGCCTGCGCACCATCGTCCCCATCTCCGCCATCAGCAGCCAATATCGCTGGTATCATCCCAATGCGGCGCTGCTCGACGGCGACGATGCGGACGGTGGCTGGTTCGAGCCTGACAACTTCGCACAGAGCCTGGAATCGACGGCCGACGGCAAGCTCCAACGCTTCAACCTCATGGGCGGGCTCGACACCTTGCGCGAAGGGTCCGACAAGGCGAGCCTCGACTACAACGCGTTCTGGGCGCAGCGCAATTACGCCAGCCATGCCAAGGATTATAAGGCGAGCGTGTTCATCGTCCATGGAGTCAATGACCTCAACGTGATGATGAACCAGGTCGAGGACTACTGGCGTGAACTCGGCGAAAACGGGGTGCCCAGGAAGATCTGGGTGCACCAATACGGCCACGACGATCCGTTCGATTTCCGCAACGACGTGTGGATGAGCACGCTTGACCGCTGGTTCGAGTACTGGCTCAAGGGTATCGACAACGGCATCATGAACGAGCCCATCGCCAGCGTCGAGGACATCGACGGCAATTGGCACGAGGGTTCCAATTGGCCCGAACCGGAGGCGAGCATGCACGTCTACCGTGTCTCGGGCGGCGAGGATCCGCGACTCGGCGAGCTGGTCGAGGCAGTCGGCGCGGATTCGGAGGCGCGCACGGGCGAGACAAGTTTGGTGGCGAGTCTCAAAGGCGGCCGAATCAATGAGCTGGTCGACGCCTATTCGTGCGACAAGGCCGATGCTCAACGGTTGCTCTACGTCTCTGCTCCATTGCAGCAGGACATGCATGTCTCCGGCCATGTCGAGGTCGAGGTGAGCGTCAAGGCGAGCGTGCCGCGCAGCAACCTCTGCGCGTCGTTGATCGAATACGGCGAAGGCACCTATATCGAGCCGGGGCCGGACACCCATGCGATGGTCGAGATCGACCAGCAGCGCACCGTCCATTGGCAGACGACTCCGCAGGACAAGGCGGTCTACAAGGTGTGGATTCCCAGGAAATCCCGGGAAATCTCCCGTGTGGTGACCCGCGGCTGGATATCCACCGACCACAGGGAGGGCTTCGACCACCACGTTCCGGCGCCCCAGGACGAGTGGATCACGGTGCGTATCCCGATGCTGGCCACTGATTCGCTGATTCGCGCCGGCCATCGCATGGCGCTGATGATCTGCAACAACACCGAGCGCCTGGCGCAGGTGCCCGATTGCGATTACGAGGTGCGGCTTGATGCCATCCGCCTGCGTTTCAACGCGGTTGCCTCTCCGTGTGCCCGGTAAGGGGAAAAATCCACCTAATCGCACACTCAAATACAACAGAGGCATAAGTATCATCCTTATACTCGAGGGGAAACTCGGCGGTGGCTTCGAGGCCACCGCAACAACCCCTAATGAGGAGGAATGATGAGTGAGCAGGAGAGGTCGGATGTGAAGACGCATGGCGGACCGTCGCCTTCCGATGATGAACAAGCGGTCGCGCGCGATGCGCAGCTGATCTACATTGGCAATACAGGCACTGTTGATTTTGATTTGAACCTGCCGGTCCGTGGTGCTTCGGGGACGTCGATCTCGTGGCAGACCAGCGATTCGCGATGGATAGAGCCCGACGGCAAGGTGCACATGCCGGACTACGGCCGGGGAGACCGCAACGTCCGACTGACGGCCACGGTGACGCGCGGTTCGGCCTCGGCCACGCGCGAGTTCACCGTGAAGGTGCTCGAGAAGGCCAACGACATCAAGGTCAAGAAGGTCTATCCTGTCAAGATCAAGGCGCAACGCGGGGTGAAGTATTATCTGCCGATGTTCGTGGCAGTGCTCACCGAGGATGGCAATACTGTCTCACAGCGCGTCAACTGGGATGATGGAGTAGACCATGTTTCCGACGAGCTCGGCGACAAGCAGTACACAGGTGTGATCGACGGTAGCGAGATCAAGGTGACCGGCACGGTCTCGGTCGGCGAGTCCGACCCGGTTCAGGTCGTGGACGCCACCCCGAAGCTCAACGCCGTGGATTTGAGCCATGTGCGCCTGACCGGTGACGGCTTCCTGGCCAGGAACCAGCGCAACCGCGTCGCGTTCCTGAAGACCGTGGACTGCGACCAGCTGCTCTACGAGTTCCGCAAGGCCAGCGGCTTGGATACCAAGGGCGCCGACGCGATGATCGGTTGGGACGCTCCGGACTCCAACCTGCGCGGGCATACCACCGGCCACTACCTTTCGGGGTATTCGCTGGCGTACGCCGCCACGGGCGAGCCCGAGATGAAGCGCAAGGCCGACTATCTGGTCGACGGCCTGGCCGAAGTGCAGGACGCGTTCTCCAAGCTCCCCGGATTCAAACCCGGCTTCCTTTCCGCGTACTCCGAGAAGCAGTTCGACCTCTTGGAGACCTACGCGCCGTATCCGGACATCTGGGCACCGTATTACACGTTGCATAAGATTCTGGCCGGCCTGCTCGACGCGTACCACTACACCGGCAACAAGACCGCACTCGATGTGGCCTCAAAGGTGGGCGACTGGGTCTACGATCGCCTCTCCCGCCTGCCGCACGAGCAGCTGCAGAACATGTGGAGCATGTACATCGCCGGCGAATTCGGCGGCATGAACGAGTCCATGGCCAAGCTCTACGGAGTCACGGGCAAGAAGGAGCACCTCGAGGCCGCGCGCATGTTCGACAACGACCGCCTGATGGTGCCGATGCGTGAACACATCGACGCGCTGGGCGGCATGCACGGCAACCAGCACATCCCGCAGGTCATCGGCTCGGTCGAGCTTTACAAGCAGACCGGCATGAGCTATTACCTCGACCAGGCCGAATTCTTCTTCGACTCGGTGCTGGCCCACCACGCCTACGCCTTCGGCGGTGTCGGTCAGGGCGAGATGTTCCATCAGCCCGACCACATCGGCTCCCTTTTGACAGAGAACACCGCCGAGTCCTGCGCCTCATACAACCTGCTGAAGCTGGCGACGGCGCTCGAGCAGTACGAGCCCAAGGCCAGCTACGGCGACTACTACGAGGACACGGTGGTCAACCACATCGCCGCCACCACCGACAAGGTGCCTCGCGGCGGCAGCATCTACTTCTTCCCCACGCAGCCCGGCGGCCACAAGGAGTTCGACGAGGAGAACAGCTGCTGCCACGGAACCGGCCTGGAATCGCACTTCTACTATGCGCAGGGCGCCTACTACGTCGGTGCGCGCGAGGGTTCGAAGAGTGCACTGTCGGTGAGGATGTACCTCAACGGCACGCTCGACGACGCCGAGGACGGCCTGGCGCTCAAGGTCGCGCTTGACGACAAGCACCCGGAGCATGTGGCCATCGACGTGAAGCACGCGGACTACGACCAGCTCTGGCTGCGTGTGCCCGGCTGGACCCGCGGCAAGGTGCGCGTGACGGTCGACGGCAAGCGCCTGGACGAGGCCACTGTGGCCGGCATGCTGCGTAACGACGGCGCCGAGCTGGTGCTTGACGCTGAGGCGTTGGGCCGCTCCGGTTTCGACGGCGCCTCGATCAGCCTTGACTTCGACCCGCACTTCCGCGTCGTGCCGACCCCGGACAAGCCCGAGATCGCGGCGGTCGCGTGGGGCCCGTACGTGCTGGCCGCGCTGAGCGACAAGACGGACTTCCTGTCGCTGCCGGTCGACTCGAAGGACGCCGACGCCGCGTTCACCCGCGAGGGCGACGGACTGACGTTCGTGCATAAGGCGACCGGAACGCGTTTCGTGCCGTTGGAGCAACTGGATCAGGAATGCTACCAGATGTATATGAAGGTGTGCTGAAGGTTGCTGTAGGCCACTTCGCGGCTGGAACCGCGGGGTGGCCTGCGTTTTGGTAAGGTTCGGCGCCATCGACGACATGCCGGTGGCGCCGTTTGTTTTGGTGAATGGGGACTGCATTGCGGTTTGAAAATCAAGGTAATGGCATAACGCTTCACGGCGATGAGGGCAGCGTCTGGAGGCTCGGCAAGCCAGCCGTCATGGTGACGATGGGTGGCAGGAGCGGGGGAGCCGGCGATTTCGCGACGCTCGACTGCTCCGGCCGGTTCGAGGCCGATCCCAAGGGCACGTACGTGAAGTACGACCTGGACGTGAGGAACACGGGGGACGAGGCCGCCTGCATCGACGATTTGTCCGTCGACTTCCGGCTGGAAGATGCGGCGGCGCCCGCCACGGCAACGGGCTGCTTCGAGTCCTCGGACTGCTATCTGTTGTCCGGGCCGCAGGGCGAGGACGGGGTACGTCTGGTGATCGTGCCGTACTACACCGCGCAGGTCGAGCTGTGCGAGGCGCTCGGCGACGGCTTCGCGTACCGCTGCTATCTGTATTCGAAGGCGCGCAGGGGTTCCGCCGATTACGCGGGATACCGCTTCGCGACCCCGACCCGTGCTTTGGACCTCAAGCCGGGCGAGACCCGTACCTTCACCTTCCTGATGGCGCAGGCCGTAAGCCAGGAAGATGTGGCCGAGTTCCTTATCCGTTTCCAGAAGACCCCGCTGGGCTTTGCCGCCGGAGCCAATGGGATGCGGATGCTGCGTCACTACATGGTCGACGACCCCAAGCGTGTGGACGTCAGTCGCGAGTTGGCCAACGGCTACCAGGCCGCGGTCATCACCGACGGGCGCCTCTCCAGCCTGACCGAGCCGCACGGCAGCATCGAGGCGATCGACCCCAAGGTCCCGTTCGGCGACATCGCCTTTACGCTCGTCGACGGCACCGAATACGCGACCTCGGGCAAGCGCGGGCGGTTCGACGACAACGGCGACCTGAAGTTCACCGACGGCCCGCTCGGGGTCGGCATGGCCTTCCGCCTTCAGGGACGCACCCTGAGCTACACCCTGCGCCTGATCAACCCCGGCAGCAAACCCGTCACCCTGACCGACCTCAACGTAAAGCTGCCGTTCAACTGCGAGATGGACTGGCAGGTCGACGCCGCCCAGCGTATGATCCGCCACACGCAGGTGGCCGGCGACAACTCGTTCACCATGGCCACGCCGAGTGACGGCAAGCCGCCCTATCTGATGTGCGTGCCGCGCGACGGCGCTAGCTGGGAGTTCTTCGACCTCGAGTCCAAGCCGGACTCGGAGGGCGACGGCGCCGGCGGCTACCGCGTTCACCTGTGCGCGCAGGCGGCCGCCGCCGAGGCCTCGACCCACGAGGGCGGGCGCTGGAACCTGCCGACCGGCACCATCGATCTCAAGGCTGGGCAAACCCGCGACTTCACCTTCGACTTCGTCTGGGAGCCCGACTACGAGGCGGCCCGCGCCGAGCTCGTGGCCCGCGGCAAGGTCGACATCGAGGCCGTCCCCGGTTACACCGTGCCGCGCGACCAGGAGATGCTGCTGAAGCTCGACTCTATCTACCAGCATGTCGAGCTGACGGCCCAGTACCCCGACCAGACCGCGATTCGCAAGGTCAGCGAGCAAGAGCTCGGCGTGTGCGCCGACGGCTCCGGACGCAAGACCTACCGCACCATCTACGCGGTGGGCATGGCGCGCCTGGGCGAGAACCTGCTGACGGTGCACTACGGCGACGGCCGGGTCGGCTGGCTGCAGGCTTTCTCCACGCTTCCGGTCGGCGAGCTGATCGAGGAGCGCGCCAACTACATCACCTCGCTGCAGAACCACGACGACTCCAAATGGTACCGGGGCCTGTTCCAGGAGCGCAACACGCGCACCGGCGTGGTGCTCAATCCCGACCGGTACGACCAGATCTCCGGCTGGCGCATCTACGAGGTTACCTGTGACG from Bifidobacterium sp. ESL0800 encodes:
- a CDS encoding CocE/NonD family hydrolase, with the protein product MSEERYSYQKAIRQFVYIELPVDTDHDGRNDLVRADIIRPAELDGKEKIPAIMDPSPYYALYERHGEKNEYEHPEDVWNSTLSCYPFFYDNYFVPRGYAVILLATAGTSLSAGFCDIGGPNDVASANAVVDWLNGRAKGYMTRERRTPDNELKAYWSNGLVGAIGKSYDGSVANAMAATGIEGLRTIVPISAISSQYRWYHPNAALLDGDDADGGWFEPDNFAQSLESTADGKLQRFNLMGGLDTLREGSDKASLDYNAFWAQRNYASHAKDYKASVFIVHGVNDLNVMMNQVEDYWRELGENGVPRKIWVHQYGHDDPFDFRNDVWMSTLDRWFEYWLKGIDNGIMNEPIASVEDIDGNWHEGSNWPEPEASMHVYRVSGGEDPRLGELVEAVGADSEARTGETSLVASLKGGRINELVDAYSCDKADAQRLLYVSAPLQQDMHVSGHVEVEVSVKASVPRSNLCASLIEYGEGTYIEPGPDTHAMVEIDQQRTVHWQTTPQDKAVYKVWIPRKSREISRVVTRGWISTDHREGFDHHVPAPQDEWITVRIPMLATDSLIRAGHRMALMICNNTERLAQVPDCDYEVRLDAIRLRFNAVASPCAR
- a CDS encoding alpha/beta fold hydrolase; amino-acid sequence: MTLLAKYYVPGLAVEDHSIKVPLDWRDSDPGKGFAGESLSLFYRVVTAPEHVHDDLPLLVFLQGGPGGAGPRPLNPSSDGWIAEAIKHFRIVLPDQRGTGRSSCVDSNVMGNIEGAHRQAEYLKAFLAGSIVRDFEHLRRTEFGGRKWVTLGQSYGGFLTLAYLSLYPEGLSASFTMGGIPHIPANAREVYEHTFPRMVQKTHLYYRRYPQDVDRVAAVADKLSARKGKAAITLPNGDPLSVERLQTLGRDFGMQPGPERLHWLMDTAFTAGDGSAKSRSPLSDRFLESVMETTSSNALYWPLQEFIYADGELEEPIGWAAQQVRDEHPEFDARHRPLLFTGEAVFPWMFEQEKALRPFKAAVEELMGDTRFGKIYDTTQLKRNEVPLQAAVYFDDLYVDSGMQLDMLSRVGNSHAWVTNEYQHDGLFVGPDVFDHLYRQALDRGDLKGLR
- a CDS encoding histidine kinase → MTTLRRFGAWLARNQMAGDALLALVALFFALISTTTDEGGLWVSYSEGWQFAWSCALIVPVIFRRRYPQVAALAFAGLAVLQLLCGPGYVFGDTLAVVMLYSVIVYGDPSHSKAFIVLAFIVGGAAAPIITWGMEIGPVHNPHQAGDTASYTYYSCQSVYTSGFNATCSRNLAGTVFFMLVGIVTMLAAACFMGYWSRTRLDNARLLRERNIALAARGQEDLDIARTAERARIARDMHDVVAHTLSTIIVQSDGGRYAGAHDPAKARAIMETIRHESHKAQRDMSDLLSTFGGAPHLGYDDIAALASQADATAHATGGSVKRIIEGEAKPQLLGGKAQSAIYHAVQEALTNARKYAGKGVEVTVREIWNDTTLRLAIQDNGNGAAAAMDGHRPGIGLTGMRERVEAAGGRMQAGPRIGGGFAVEVRIALGGSGGSHRNSDKNANHHDSEDDNGNRHQNLDAIERRATENADAFPYENTDTPVSSPDVTDQTGRYTQSTNSTASLPRPSSDARYPELIEDEPDPESRHASIFQRFSSLSRRLYSADEPRNGSGTGNGATEHADLNWVERISRFFAHHYLLADIILAAVLLLLAAPSGLITFRYGGANVGYTMVFGTTERASTPQLQIVDFAIDLAGFTALALRRRLPQCAAALMVAAAMVSLIFCADIPVVVLYAPISLYSVCLYGKGHSRRWAGLAAVVGSAVFGIRFSGSFVGYPTLVDWVTNRQRYAVYGNRGSYPFEIAMFVIIALAICAMAITAALWTRASGTNMMVLEARHQALEAESKRKQIAAANHERERIGAQIRGEVSETLTGVIDKADAGIAMLDRDAAAGVSTSPQAIIEAFRSIGEQGRESLAHMRSLLRVLRETGGSDDNPAASQPLLHPVAVTAPERMTSEGHSTDADR
- a CDS encoding response regulator transcription factor, coding for MSETQPIRVLIADDQELVRAGFAMVIDSQDDMQVVGQASNGAEAVSLALDLKPDVVLMDVRMPGTDGIEATRLIINAERESGNDVAKTHVIILTTFDLDEYVMSAIDAGASGFLLKDTEPETLLSSIRTVYQGNAIIAPTATKRLIEKMVEGKLGATRIAAREAQSEGGTAVDSMRRRISDPTTADAYSGTRANDETPSANGPGNTGNRQSTDAGNGDGSHDAASYHDPAVETLTDREREVLVEIAHGLSNQEIADKLCISLPTVKTHVAHILQKTYSRDRVQAVVFAYDNGLV